A DNA window from Argopecten irradians isolate NY chromosome 10, Ai_NY, whole genome shotgun sequence contains the following coding sequences:
- the LOC138333156 gene encoding beta-3 adrenergic receptor-like → MTSHNSSTSFSYLYYDDEDYNQTLLELLQQHEKESPRAFIFAVLMTILSAIFNTGIIIVILYTPILRQNILYIQIVNISVVNLILSLFVIPLAIYAEHRPWRLGDAMCKVWIIMDVLMPFISMVVLVLMNLDRLFILVCNKTHMWTLNNVVKALLVVVPWMAGCVIVLPIWILGSNHYPYYDGYCIFGLVFDASVASPVVTYFIPSVGIILLITLILMYNFKGNLAEQNMYSSPSRSMDCHRTDSTESYDEEKYLSLVTLCLADFFFIAMWFPYQLFTLLMSLCTGCYPPLSAAVAFTWLGASTACVLPLTWLSDVKIRESIRTFLQDRCTRDVADAEDRNGVPLMEL, encoded by the coding sequence ATGACATCTCACAACTCGTCGACGTCATTTTCCTACCTGTATTACGATGACGAAGACTATAACCAAACCCTGCTTGAGTTACTGCAGCAGCACGAGAAAGAGTCTCCGCGAGCGTTCATCTTCGCTGTTCTTATGACCATCCTGTCGGCCATATTCAACACTGGCATCATCATTGTGATTCTGTACACGCCAATCCTACGACAGAACATTCTCTATATTCAAATCGTCAACATATCGGTTGTTAACCTGATCTTAAGTTTGTTTGTGATTCCTCTAGCTATATACGCTGAACACCGACCCTGGCGACTCGGCGACGCTATGTGTAAGGTGTGGATCATAATGGATGTGCTGATGCCTTTCATTTCCATGGTGGTGTTGGTACTCATGAATCTAGATCGCTTGTTCATTCTGGTGTGCAACAAGACCCACATGTGGACCTTGAATAATGTGGTGAAGGCATTGCTTGTGGTTGTGCCGTGGATGGCCGGATGTGTGATTGTATTACCTATCTGGATACTCGGGTCCAACCACTATCCGTATTACGATGGCTACTGTATATTCGGGTTGGTATTTGACGCGTCCGTCGCCTCACCTGTCGTAACATATTTTATTCCATCAGTTGGAATCATTCTACTTATAACTTTGATTTTGATGTACAACTTCAAAGGAAATCTAGCCGAACAGAACATGTACTCGTCTCCTTCCCGGTCGATGGACTGCCATCGGACTGACTCCACGGAGAGTTATGACGAGGAAAAATACTTGTCGCTCGTAACTCTGTGTTTAGCTGACTTTTTCTTTATAGCAATGTGGTTTCCATATCAACTCTTCACTTTGCTTATGTCCCTTTGTACCGGTTGTTATCCGCCACTGAGCGCTGCAGTCGCCTTCACGTGGCTTGGGGCATCCACTGCATGTGTGTTACCGCTGACATGGTTGTCTGATGTTAAGATACGGGAAAGTATTAGGACATTTCTACAAGATAGATGTACACGGGATGTCGCCGATGCAGAGGACAGAAACGGTGTCCCTTTAATGGAACTTTGA